A window of the Sporohalobacter salinus genome harbors these coding sequences:
- a CDS encoding phosphopentomutase, producing the protein MEVDRVILIVLDSVGIGALPDAVDFGDEGADTLGHVSKAVGGLDLPNLESLGLGNIIETTGVTEADNPRGAFGRMAEASKGKDTTMGHWELAGLISDEPFPTYPEGFPTEIIDEFEKKIGKEVLGNKPASGTVIIEELGKEHLETGKPIVYTSADSVFQIAAHEDVIPVDELYEICRTARQILTGPHAVGRVIARPFVGELGNFERTDRREDFSLHPPENTLLDYISEAEKSVMAVGKIEDIFSDRGITDSIHSGNNQEAIQDICKFLNTGKEGLIFANLIDFDQEYGHRNDPEGYAQALKEFDTSLPEIDELLTEDDILVITADHGCDPTYKGTDHTREYVPLLISGDKIKAGVNLKTRDTFADLAVTIADLLGVTKPSAGVSFKELLFN; encoded by the coding sequence ATGGAAGTTGATAGAGTAATACTAATTGTTCTTGATAGTGTAGGTATTGGCGCTCTGCCAGATGCTGTTGATTTTGGTGACGAAGGAGCTGATACTTTAGGACATGTATCTAAAGCAGTAGGCGGACTTGATTTACCTAATTTAGAAAGTTTAGGTTTGGGAAATATTATAGAGACCACAGGTGTAACTGAAGCTGATAATCCTAGAGGAGCTTTTGGCCGGATGGCAGAAGCCTCAAAGGGCAAGGATACGACTATGGGACATTGGGAATTGGCCGGTTTAATTTCTGATGAACCTTTTCCTACTTATCCAGAAGGGTTTCCGACTGAAATAATTGATGAATTTGAAAAAAAGATAGGTAAAGAAGTGTTGGGCAATAAACCTGCTTCAGGAACAGTAATTATTGAAGAATTGGGTAAAGAACATTTGGAGACAGGGAAACCTATTGTTTATACTTCAGCCGATAGTGTCTTTCAGATAGCAGCTCATGAAGATGTTATTCCAGTAGATGAATTATATGAAATTTGCAGAACTGCTCGTCAGATATTAACTGGGCCTCATGCAGTTGGAAGAGTAATAGCTAGACCTTTTGTTGGAGAACTAGGAAATTTTGAACGGACTGATAGACGAGAAGATTTTTCTTTACACCCACCTGAAAATACTCTATTGGATTATATTAGTGAGGCAGAAAAATCAGTTATGGCAGTGGGGAAAATTGAGGATATTTTTTCTGATCGAGGTATTACTGATTCAATACATAGTGGTAATAATCAAGAAGCAATTCAGGATATATGTAAATTCTTAAATACCGGCAAAGAAGGTTTAATCTTTGCTAATTTAATTGATTTCGATCAAGAATATGGTCATCGTAATGATCCAGAGGGTTATGCCCAGGCATTAAAGGAATTTGATACTAGCTTACCTGAAATTGATGAATTATTAACTGAGGATGATATATTGGTCATTACAGCTGATCATGGCTGTGATCCAACTTATAAGGGGACTGATCATACTAGAGAATATGTTCCATTATTGATTTCTGGAGATAAGATTAAAGCAGGTGTTAATCTAAAGACAAGAGATACTTTTGCTGATTTAGCTGTTACTATTGCTGATTTATTAGGAGTTACTAAGCCATCGGCAGGGGTGAGTTTTAAAGAGTTATTATTTAATTAA